From the Leptotrichia sp. oral taxon 221 genome, one window contains:
- a CDS encoding MBL fold metallo-hydrolase: protein MSNIIERVDYFSCGYCKNKLGVMFKNSKNEKKLSGIINFPAGVFLIKHREIGYILYDTGYGIDILKNNFKYFLYRAPNPIILKKEDLISEQLLKRGINQNEIRYVILSHLHPDHIGDVKKFQNAKIIITEDCYENYKNSRLKDLIFKEFLPKYFEERVEIIKEYKKLKDFPVKVKDLFGDGSLYLASINGHSRGQGCLFVKEKNLFIAADVCWGVDLMKYTERMRTLPKLVQDNFKDYERGIDILENIQKEKIDVIVSHDPEERIKKILYEENN from the coding sequence ATGTCGAACATAATAGAAAGAGTTGATTATTTTTCATGTGGCTATTGTAAAAATAAATTAGGAGTAATGTTTAAAAATTCGAAAAATGAAAAAAAACTTTCTGGAATAATAAATTTTCCTGCTGGAGTTTTTTTGATAAAACATAGAGAAATTGGATATATTTTATATGACACAGGTTACGGAATTGATATTTTGAAAAATAATTTTAAATATTTTCTTTATAGAGCACCCAATCCGATTATTTTGAAGAAGGAAGATTTAATTTCTGAGCAACTTTTAAAAAGAGGAATTAATCAAAATGAAATTCGATATGTGATTTTATCGCATTTGCATCCAGATCATATTGGAGATGTGAAAAAATTTCAAAATGCAAAAATTATAATAACAGAAGATTGTTATGAAAATTATAAAAATAGTAGGTTAAAGGATCTTATTTTTAAGGAATTTCTTCCAAAATATTTTGAAGAAAGGGTAGAAATAATAAAAGAATACAAGAAATTAAAAGATTTTCCAGTAAAAGTTAAAGACTTATTTGGAGATGGAAGTTTGTATTTAGCTTCGATAAATGGGCATTCTCGAGGGCAAGGTTGTCTTTTTGTGAAGGAGAAAAATTTATTTATAGCAGCTGATGTTTGCTGGGGAGTAGATTTGATGAAGTATACAGAAAGAATGAGAACGCTTCCTAAATTAGTGCAAGATAATTTCAAGGATTATGAAAGAGGAATTGATATTTTGGAGAACATTCAAAAAGAAAAAATAGATGTGATTGTTAGTCATGATCCTGAAGAAAGGATAAAGAAAATTTTGTATGAAGAAAATAATTAG
- a CDS encoding glycosyltransferase — MEEQRKIKIDVVVPPYSGHLFPILELIKPLINDEKYDLCVYSGVKRQEFLEKLGLKHVPVLPDKPTFFEDIANTPEKTNAFIYWKQFKRNISQVPEIAREFEEGFKKRKPDVVIADFIAIPAGLIAKKMDIPWITSIPTPFAIESKTTTPSYMGGWYPREGFLYKLRDSFGRFVIRSFKRIVCVLASKQLKVLDFKLYNENKEENLYSPQSILALGMKELEFRDDYPKQVIWAGPCLSEFDVKDYTLEDISKFKKSILVTNGTHLLWGKNNLVRIVEELSSKFPDVCFIVSLGNINGKGKPVIKSRDNVHIYEYIDYGAVLPVVDYVIHHGGAGILYNAIKYNKPSVIIPHDYDQFDFAVRGKIADIGVPAKLKDINSIENALRELLNRKEWNNLKKVSEKYREYNPSEVLKSEIDRLMKEKVNR, encoded by the coding sequence GTGGAGGAACAAAGAAAAATAAAGATTGATGTAGTTGTACCACCTTATAGTGGACACCTATTTCCAATATTAGAGTTAATAAAACCGTTGATAAATGATGAAAAATACGACCTTTGCGTGTATAGTGGTGTTAAAAGACAAGAATTTTTAGAAAAATTGGGGCTGAAACATGTACCAGTTTTACCAGATAAACCTACGTTTTTCGAGGATATTGCGAACACGCCTGAAAAAACGAATGCTTTTATTTATTGGAAACAATTTAAAAGAAATATATCGCAAGTTCCTGAGATTGCGAGAGAGTTTGAAGAAGGGTTCAAAAAGAGAAAACCTGATGTTGTAATTGCTGATTTTATTGCGATTCCAGCAGGATTAATTGCGAAAAAGATGGATATCCCTTGGATAACTTCAATACCAACACCATTTGCGATTGAAAGTAAGACGACGACACCAAGTTATATGGGTGGTTGGTACCCAAGAGAAGGTTTTTTATATAAATTGAGAGATAGCTTCGGAAGATTTGTAATAAGAAGTTTTAAGAGAATTGTGTGTGTGTTGGCTTCAAAACAGTTGAAAGTACTTGATTTTAAGCTGTATAATGAAAACAAGGAAGAAAATTTGTATTCACCACAGTCGATATTAGCTTTAGGTATGAAAGAATTAGAGTTTAGAGATGATTATCCGAAGCAAGTAATATGGGCAGGGCCTTGTTTATCTGAGTTTGATGTGAAGGATTACACTTTGGAAGATATTTCTAAATTTAAAAAAAGTATCTTGGTTACAAATGGAACACATTTATTATGGGGAAAAAATAATCTTGTAAGAATAGTTGAAGAATTGAGTTCGAAGTTTCCAGATGTGTGTTTCATTGTTTCGTTAGGGAATATTAATGGAAAAGGAAAACCTGTTATAAAAAGTAGAGATAATGTGCATATTTACGAGTATATCGACTATGGGGCAGTGTTACCTGTGGTAGATTATGTTATTCATCACGGTGGTGCAGGAATATTATACAATGCCATAAAATACAATAAACCATCAGTTATAATTCCTCACGATTACGATCAATTTGATTTTGCAGTGAGAGGAAAAATAGCAGATATAGGTGTTCCAGCTAAATTGAAGGATATTAATTCGATTGAAAATGCATTAAGGGAACTTTTGAATCGTAAGGAATGGAATAATCTGAAAAAAGTTTCTGAAAAATATAGAGAGTATAATCCAAGTGAAGTGTTAAAGAGTGAAATTGATAGATTGATGAAAGAAAAAGTGAATAGATAG
- a CDS encoding histidine triad nucleotide-binding protein → MSTIFKKIIDKEIPANIVYEDEDFLAFNDINPQAKVHVLVIPKKEIRNLDAATEEDALLLGRLQLVIAKIARQLGIAEEGYRVITNINGNGGQEVFHIHYHILGGEKLPVTLK, encoded by the coding sequence GTGTCAACAATATTTAAAAAAATAATAGATAAAGAAATACCAGCGAATATAGTTTATGAAGATGAGGATTTTTTAGCATTTAATGATATTAATCCTCAAGCTAAAGTTCATGTGTTGGTAATACCAAAAAAAGAAATTAGAAATTTGGATGCGGCGACAGAAGAAGATGCGTTGTTGCTTGGAAGATTACAATTGGTAATTGCTAAAATAGCTAGACAACTTGGAATTGCAGAAGAAGGATACAGAGTTATAACAAATATTAATGGAAATGGAGGACAAGAAGTGTTCCATATTCATTATCATATTTTAGGTGGAGAAAAATTACCAGTTACATTAAAATAA
- a CDS encoding KH domain-containing protein: MSRYFETVNFWVENLLDSTENYTIESNEKGKYVDITINVAKVDMGKVIGKNGRIITSLRVLISSLAKKEKKVVKIEVKEQ; the protein is encoded by the coding sequence ATGAGTAGATATTTTGAAACAGTTAATTTTTGGGTTGAGAATTTATTGGATTCAACTGAAAATTATACGATTGAAAGCAATGAAAAAGGGAAATATGTAGATATTACAATAAATGTAGCTAAGGTAGATATGGGAAAAGTTATTGGGAAAAATGGAAGAATTATTACATCACTTAGAGTTTTGATTTCTTCATTGGCAAAAAAAGAAAAAAAAGTTGTAAAAATTGAAGTTAAAGAACAATAA
- a CDS encoding cation-translocating P-type ATPase, whose amino-acid sequence MKKENYTVTGMSCAACALAVEKAVNKKEGIDATVNLATEKMSVSFDESKYDFDKIREIVEKSGYGLLEKVSEDEKVQMYQDKIKEMKNKLILAVIFSIPLLYISMGHHMLGAPVPSFLNHKAHPVNFALAQLVFVIPIIYAGRDFFIHGIKNIFRKAPNMDSLIAMGSGAALIYSIISTIRAIIDPAHAHKYAIDLHYESAGIIITLISLGKLLEARTKGQTSSAIKKLIGLQPKKAKIIENGVEKEVLIEKLKVGDIVVAKPGEKIAVDGVVVEGSTSVDESMLTGESLPVTKNVGDKVVGGSINKNGSIRFEATEIGKNTMLSQIIKLVEEAQGSKAPISRMADTVAKYFVPIVMGIALITGISWYISGSGLVSALSFFISVLVIACPCALGLATPTSIMVGTGKGAENGILIKSGEALETTYKIKTVVFDKTGTITVGKPVLTDFKVYGNHAENELLQLAASVENHSEHPLAEAIVKGAKDKNIELKKYDKFRALPGYGIRATIDGKEIQIGNKKLMDNKKIDITISDKDYDVLSNQGKTPMYMSIDNELVGLIAVADVIKPTSKEAIDKLHKLGVKAIMLTGDNQKTAEYIAKQVGINTVVSEVLPYQKSEEVKKLQEKDEFVAMVGDGINDSPALAQANVGIAIGSGTDVAIESADIILIRNDLRDVANAIALSKATITNIKENLFWAFFYNVLGIPVAAGILYAFFNGPKLDPMIAAFAMSFSSVSVLLNALRLKLFKVK is encoded by the coding sequence ATGAAAAAAGAAAATTATACAGTTACAGGAATGAGTTGTGCAGCTTGTGCATTGGCAGTAGAAAAAGCTGTTAACAAAAAAGAAGGAATTGATGCGACAGTAAATTTGGCGACAGAAAAAATGAGCGTTAGTTTTGATGAGAGTAAATATGATTTTGATAAGATTAGAGAGATTGTTGAAAAAAGTGGATATGGATTATTGGAAAAGGTGTCTGAGGATGAAAAGGTTCAGATGTATCAAGATAAGATAAAAGAAATGAAAAATAAATTGATATTAGCGGTTATATTTTCAATACCATTATTGTATATTTCAATGGGACATCATATGCTAGGAGCGCCAGTTCCAAGTTTTTTGAATCATAAGGCACATCCAGTGAATTTTGCGTTGGCACAATTGGTGTTTGTTATTCCGATTATATATGCAGGAAGAGATTTTTTTATACATGGAATAAAAAATATATTTAGAAAAGCACCTAATATGGATTCGTTAATAGCGATGGGATCAGGAGCGGCATTGATTTATAGTATAATTTCTACTATTCGTGCAATAATTGATCCAGCTCATGCACATAAATATGCGATAGATTTACACTATGAATCAGCAGGAATTATTATAACATTGATTTCTTTAGGAAAATTATTAGAAGCTAGAACAAAAGGTCAAACTTCGTCTGCAATTAAAAAATTAATTGGATTACAACCAAAAAAGGCGAAAATTATTGAAAATGGTGTAGAAAAAGAAGTTTTGATTGAAAAATTGAAAGTTGGAGATATTGTTGTGGCAAAACCAGGTGAGAAGATTGCAGTTGATGGAGTTGTAGTAGAAGGATCAACTTCTGTAGATGAATCTATGCTTACTGGAGAAAGTTTGCCTGTTACAAAAAATGTTGGAGATAAAGTTGTAGGTGGAAGTATTAATAAAAATGGAAGTATTCGATTTGAAGCTACTGAAATTGGGAAAAATACGATGTTATCGCAAATTATAAAATTGGTGGAAGAGGCACAAGGATCGAAAGCGCCTATTTCTAGAATGGCTGATACTGTTGCGAAATATTTTGTACCAATAGTAATGGGAATTGCTTTGATTACAGGAATTTCTTGGTATATTTCAGGTTCAGGATTAGTTTCGGCATTGTCGTTTTTTATATCAGTTTTAGTTATTGCGTGTCCATGTGCATTAGGTCTTGCAACACCAACTTCAATAATGGTTGGAACTGGAAAAGGTGCTGAAAATGGAATACTTATTAAAAGTGGTGAGGCATTGGAAACTACTTACAAAATAAAAACAGTTGTGTTTGATAAAACTGGGACAATTACTGTTGGAAAACCAGTTTTGACAGATTTTAAAGTTTATGGAAATCATGCTGAAAATGAATTATTGCAATTGGCAGCTAGTGTGGAAAATCATTCGGAACATCCGTTGGCTGAGGCGATTGTAAAAGGTGCAAAAGATAAAAATATTGAATTGAAAAAATATGATAAATTTAGAGCGTTGCCTGGTTATGGAATTAGAGCGACAATTGATGGAAAAGAAATTCAAATTGGGAATAAAAAATTGATGGATAATAAGAAAATTGATATCACAATTTCTGATAAAGATTATGATGTGTTGTCAAATCAAGGAAAAACACCAATGTATATGTCAATTGATAATGAGTTAGTTGGATTAATAGCAGTTGCAGATGTGATAAAACCTACAAGTAAAGAGGCTATTGATAAGTTACATAAATTAGGTGTTAAAGCGATTATGCTTACTGGTGATAATCAAAAAACAGCAGAATATATTGCAAAACAAGTTGGAATTAATACAGTTGTTTCGGAAGTGTTGCCGTATCAAAAATCAGAAGAAGTGAAAAAACTACAAGAAAAAGATGAGTTTGTAGCGATGGTTGGAGATGGAATTAATGATTCGCCAGCGTTAGCACAAGCAAATGTTGGAATTGCGATTGGAAGTGGAACTGATGTTGCGATAGAATCGGCAGATATTATTTTAATTAGAAATGACTTGAGAGATGTGGCTAATGCGATTGCATTGAGTAAGGCAACAATTACTAATATTAAAGAAAATCTATTTTGGGCATTTTTCTATAATGTTTTAGGAATACCAGTTGCAGCTGGAATTTTGTACGCATTTTTCAATGGTCCTAAATTGGATCCAATGATAGCAGCGTTTGCAATGTCATTTAGTTCAGTATCTGTATTATTGAATGCTTTGAGATTGAAATTATTTAAAGTAAAATAA
- the rpiB gene encoding ribose 5-phosphate isomerase B: MKIIIGNDHAGVEFKNTIMKHLEEQGHEVVNVGTDTLDSVDYPDIAKSVAEKVLAEEGNLGIIICGTGIGISIAANKVEGIRAALCHNEFTARMARLHNNANIVALGARVIGDELGKAIVDTFITTEFEGGRHARRVGKIEDCGCGC, translated from the coding sequence ATGAAAATAATAATTGGAAATGATCATGCAGGAGTAGAATTTAAAAATACAATAATGAAACATTTGGAAGAACAAGGGCATGAAGTAGTGAATGTTGGGACTGATACATTGGATTCGGTGGATTATCCTGATATTGCAAAATCTGTTGCTGAAAAAGTTTTGGCAGAAGAAGGAAATTTAGGAATAATTATTTGTGGAACAGGAATTGGAATTTCGATAGCGGCAAATAAAGTTGAAGGAATTAGAGCAGCTTTGTGTCATAATGAATTTACAGCTAGAATGGCAAGACTTCATAATAATGCAAATATTGTTGCATTGGGAGCGAGAGTTATTGGAGATGAATTAGGAAAAGCAATTGTAGATACATTTATTACAACAGAATTTGAAGGTGGAAGACACGCAAGAAGAGTTGGAAAAATTGAAGATTGCGGTTGTGGATGTTAA
- a CDS encoding DUF4911 domain-containing protein, whose amino-acid sequence MKSWEYIIQTKRENIDFINKIVEAYDGLGNVRTLDNKNGLIKIITNSYLLEDMDKVLEKLQKKGIEIEIQDRREWLGVL is encoded by the coding sequence TTGAAAAGTTGGGAATATATTATCCAAACCAAAAGAGAGAATATTGATTTTATAAATAAAATTGTGGAAGCGTATGACGGACTTGGAAATGTTAGGACTTTGGATAATAAAAATGGTCTTATAAAAATTATTACAAATTCATATTTACTCGAAGATATGGATAAAGTTTTGGAAAAATTACAAAAAAAAGGTATTGAGATAGAAATACAGGACAGACGAGAATGGCTGGGAGTATTGTAA
- the rsmA gene encoding 16S rRNA (adenine(1518)-N(6)/adenine(1519)-N(6))-dimethyltransferase RsmA, with protein sequence MAKRKSKKENSGNHKHEAKKKYGQNFLEDTELSDEILDVTEVNEETDVIEIGPGLGFLTEKLVESAKSLIAFEIDDDLIPVLMKKFGDKENFTLIHNDFMEIELEKYLLGKKDIKVVANIPYYITSPIINKLIEHRDKISEIYLMVQKEVAERIASKPHSKNMSLLTHAVQFYAEAEYLFTVPKEKFNPVPKVDSAFIGIKILKDKKYENQITEKEYFKYLKEAFSNKRKSVANNLMKLGLSKEEIGEALEKLGKTKLARTEEFSVQEFIDFIKLLKR encoded by the coding sequence TTGGCAAAAAGAAAAAGTAAAAAAGAAAATTCTGGAAATCATAAGCATGAAGCGAAGAAAAAATACGGACAAAATTTTTTAGAAGATACGGAATTATCGGATGAAATTTTAGATGTGACAGAAGTTAACGAAGAAACAGATGTAATTGAAATCGGGCCTGGATTAGGATTTTTGACAGAAAAATTGGTTGAAAGTGCGAAAAGTTTGATTGCGTTTGAAATTGATGATGATTTGATACCAGTTTTGATGAAAAAATTTGGAGATAAAGAGAATTTTACATTGATTCATAATGATTTTATGGAAATTGAGTTGGAAAAGTATCTATTAGGTAAAAAAGATATTAAAGTTGTTGCAAATATCCCTTATTACATAACTTCGCCTATTATTAATAAGTTGATTGAGCATAGAGATAAAATTTCTGAAATATATTTGATGGTTCAAAAAGAGGTAGCAGAGAGAATAGCTTCAAAGCCTCACAGTAAAAATATGAGTTTACTGACACATGCAGTTCAGTTTTATGCAGAAGCTGAATATTTATTTACTGTTCCAAAAGAAAAGTTTAATCCTGTTCCTAAGGTAGATTCAGCGTTTATTGGAATTAAGATTTTAAAAGATAAAAAATATGAAAATCAGATTACAGAAAAAGAATATTTTAAATATTTGAAGGAGGCTTTTTCGAATAAAAGGAAAAGTGTTGCAAATAATTTGATGAAATTGGGATTGAGTAAGGAAGAAATTGGAGAAGCATTGGAAAAATTAGGGAAAACAAAATTAGCTAGAACAGAAGAATTTTCAGTGCAAGAATTTATTGATTTTATTAAATTATTAAAACGGTAA
- the hpt gene encoding hypoxanthine phosphoribosyltransferase: MSKKVDFGIKSQLITKEELARRVKELGEQITKDFKDEKEPLVVIGLLKGSVVFMADLIREIRLPLEIDFIEVSSYEGTETTREVKILKDLRTTIKGKNVLVVEDIIDSGFTLKKVLKLFGSREPKKVSLCTLLNKPERREVEVDVQYIGFEIPNEFVVGYGLDYNENYRNLEYIGIANPEVFE, from the coding sequence ATGTCAAAAAAAGTAGATTTTGGGATAAAATCGCAATTAATAACTAAAGAGGAATTGGCGAGAAGAGTTAAAGAATTAGGAGAACAAATAACAAAGGATTTTAAAGATGAAAAAGAACCGCTTGTAGTTATTGGATTATTAAAAGGATCAGTAGTGTTTATGGCAGATTTGATTAGAGAGATTAGATTGCCATTGGAAATTGATTTTATCGAAGTTTCTAGTTATGAAGGAACTGAAACAACAAGAGAAGTTAAAATTTTAAAAGATTTGAGAACGACAATAAAAGGGAAAAATGTTTTGGTTGTAGAGGATATTATTGATTCAGGGTTTACATTGAAAAAAGTATTGAAATTATTTGGAAGCAGAGAGCCTAAGAAAGTGTCATTGTGTACTTTGTTGAATAAACCAGAAAGAAGAGAAGTTGAAGTAGATGTTCAATATATTGGTTTTGAAATACCAAATGAATTTGTAGTTGGGTATGGTCTTGATTATAACGAAAATTATAGAAATCTTGAATATATTGGGATTGCGAATCCAGAAGTATTTGAGTAA
- a CDS encoding NAD(P)-dependent oxidoreductase, with amino-acid sequence MKVLLTGATGFLGEYMIQELMENDYEVVAFGRNEKKGKYLSENYKNVKFVKGNLENREDLEKITDQIDFVIHAGGLSTVWGRWEDFYNANVLGTQNVLDFCEKQNVKRLVFVSSPSVYAKKGDSLQVKEEEAPTENNLNFYIKSKLMAEKSIKESSYKSWVIIRPRGLFGVGDTSIVPRLLKLNGKIGIPLFAGGNQMIDVTCVENVALSLRLAMENENALGKIYNITNDEPMKFKEILNLFFAEMGIKGKYVNFNYSFTKGIVTILEKVYSFFKIRKEPPLTLYTLYLLRYSQTLSVEKAKKELGYKPKMTVREGVKKYVEHNRKS; translated from the coding sequence ATGAAAGTATTACTAACAGGGGCTACTGGTTTTTTGGGCGAATACATGATTCAGGAACTTATGGAAAATGATTATGAAGTTGTGGCTTTTGGGAGAAATGAGAAAAAAGGAAAATATTTGTCTGAGAATTATAAGAATGTTAAATTTGTGAAAGGAAATCTTGAAAATAGAGAAGATTTAGAAAAAATAACAGATCAAATTGATTTTGTTATTCATGCTGGAGGACTTTCGACAGTTTGGGGAAGATGGGAAGATTTTTATAATGCGAATGTTTTGGGAACTCAAAATGTACTGGACTTTTGTGAGAAACAAAATGTGAAAAGGCTTGTGTTTGTATCTTCGCCAAGTGTTTATGCAAAAAAAGGTGATAGTTTACAGGTAAAAGAAGAAGAAGCTCCAACTGAAAATAACCTTAATTTTTATATAAAAAGTAAACTAATGGCTGAGAAATCAATAAAAGAAAGTTCTTATAAATCATGGGTAATAATTCGACCGAGAGGGCTTTTTGGAGTAGGGGATACGAGTATAGTTCCAAGACTTTTGAAATTGAATGGTAAAATAGGTATTCCTTTGTTTGCAGGTGGAAATCAAATGATAGATGTGACTTGTGTTGAGAATGTGGCGTTGTCATTGAGATTGGCTATGGAAAATGAAAATGCATTGGGAAAAATTTACAATATAACAAATGATGAACCTATGAAGTTTAAGGAAATTTTAAATTTATTTTTTGCCGAAATGGGAATAAAAGGTAAATATGTGAATTTCAATTATTCTTTTACAAAAGGCATTGTAACAATCCTAGAAAAAGTTTATTCATTTTTTAAAATTAGAAAAGAGCCACCATTAACATTGTATACGCTGTATTTATTGAGATATTCTCAGACTTTATCAGTTGAAAAAGCAAAAAAAGAATTGGGTTACAAGCCAAAAATGACAGTAAGAGAAGGTGTAAAAAAATATGTCGAACATAATAGAAAGAGTTGA
- a CDS encoding thioesterase family protein encodes MKKTNLKKKSIKLKVYYYDTDKMGVVYHSNYLKWMEMARTEYFRDVFPYKSMEELGFILPVKTLNIDYIDSAKYDDEIEVFAKIEEINNIKIRFSYEMYDSKNVLKAKAETVNVFVDNDGNLKRISDELLEKLTK; translated from the coding sequence ATGAAAAAAACAAATTTGAAAAAGAAAAGTATTAAATTAAAAGTGTACTATTACGATACTGATAAAATGGGAGTTGTTTATCATTCAAATTATTTGAAATGGATGGAAATGGCACGAACAGAATATTTTCGGGATGTTTTTCCGTATAAATCAATGGAAGAATTAGGATTTATTTTACCAGTAAAAACGCTAAATATTGATTATATTGATTCGGCAAAATATGACGATGAAATTGAAGTATTTGCAAAAATAGAAGAAATTAATAATATAAAAATTAGATTTTCTTATGAGATGTATGATTCTAAAAATGTTTTGAAGGCAAAAGCTGAAACAGTGAATGTTTTTGTGGATAATGATGGAAATTTGAAAAGAATATCAGATGAATTATTGGAAAAATTGACAAAATAA
- a CDS encoding RNA methyltransferase, with amino-acid sequence MKDVIASSDNKFYKLLKKLDKKKYRDENNIFKAEGEKFLNEKINFNKIIVKESRYEYFNENYNIGEHDNLTILKDELFNEVSTQENSQGIIFLYSKNLNTIDDIEGDVVILDDVQDPGNVGTIIRTMIATDFRNLILTKGSVDVYNPKTVRATMSGIFKLNVIYETPENIVKFLKEKNYLTISTALHEDSISYDEIEQKERNAYIFGHEGGGVSDYLIENSDIKAIIPIYGNIESLNVSVATGVFLYKMREKKEKNK; translated from the coding sequence ATGAAAGACGTTATTGCAAGTTCGGATAATAAATTTTACAAATTATTAAAAAAACTAGATAAGAAAAAATATAGAGATGAAAATAATATTTTCAAGGCAGAAGGGGAAAAATTTCTGAATGAGAAAATTAATTTTAATAAAATAATTGTGAAGGAGTCGAGATACGAATATTTTAATGAAAATTACAATATTGGTGAGCATGATAATTTAACGATATTAAAAGATGAACTGTTTAATGAAGTTTCAACGCAAGAAAATAGTCAAGGGATAATATTTTTGTATTCAAAAAATTTGAATACGATTGATGATATTGAGGGAGATGTCGTGATTTTGGATGATGTACAAGATCCAGGAAATGTTGGGACGATCATTAGAACAATGATTGCGACTGATTTTAGAAATTTGATTTTGACAAAAGGATCTGTGGATGTGTATAATCCGAAAACAGTTAGAGCTACAATGAGTGGAATTTTTAAATTAAATGTGATTTATGAAACACCAGAAAATATTGTGAAATTTTTGAAGGAAAAGAATTATTTAACGATTTCGACAGCGTTGCATGAAGATTCGATTTCTTATGATGAAATTGAGCAAAAAGAGAGAAATGCTTATATTTTTGGGCATGAAGGTGGAGGCGTTTCAGATTATTTGATTGAAAATTCTGATATTAAGGCGATTATTCCAATTTATGGAAATATTGAGTCATTAAATGTGAGTGTTGCAACTGGGGTGTTTTTATACAAAATGAGAGAGAAAAAAGAAAAAAATAAATAG
- a CDS encoding F390 synthetase-related protein: MKKIIRILSEFVSARWLRKWNSREKLEKYQDKKLEKQIKYFEKKSPYFMKHKVDLNDFFMNKQFMMENFDELNTVGVRKDEAFKIAIDGEETRNFSEKYKNISVGLSSGTSGHRGMFVTTDDEQSVWAGFILAKMLPKNKLFGNKIAFFLRADNNLYKSINSFFIKLKYFDLFQDFETYVDELNNYNPTILVAPASMLLVLCKKKLDGILKINPIQIISVAEILEKKDEEFIKEVFGVKMVYQIYQATEGLLGYTCHCGSIHLNEECIKFEKYYIDEKRFYPIISDFRRKSQPFIKYKLNDILIENKNKCECGSVFTRIDKIEGRSDDIFFFKDKFGKLKKVFPDFIRRCILFSEEIREYQVFQVDFDKLEVAVLEIKDFQKKEITKEFDKLFEKLGIEGVKIDFIEYAPEKNVKLRRIFQKIKKEL; the protein is encoded by the coding sequence ATGAAGAAAATAATTAGAATATTATCGGAATTTGTGAGTGCTAGATGGCTGAGAAAATGGAATTCGAGAGAAAAATTAGAAAAATATCAAGATAAAAAGTTAGAAAAACAAATCAAATATTTTGAAAAGAAATCACCATATTTTATGAAACATAAAGTTGATTTGAATGATTTTTTTATGAATAAGCAATTTATGATGGAAAATTTTGATGAGTTGAATACGGTTGGAGTGCGAAAAGACGAGGCGTTTAAGATTGCTATTGATGGAGAAGAAACTCGTAATTTTTCTGAAAAGTATAAAAATATTTCAGTAGGATTGTCTTCTGGAACATCAGGACATCGTGGAATGTTTGTGACAACAGACGATGAGCAAAGCGTGTGGGCTGGATTTATACTTGCTAAAATGCTTCCTAAAAATAAGCTTTTTGGTAATAAAATTGCATTTTTTCTAAGAGCAGATAATAATTTATATAAAAGTATTAACTCATTTTTTATAAAATTAAAATATTTTGATTTATTTCAAGATTTTGAAACTTATGTTGATGAGCTGAATAATTATAATCCAACAATTTTAGTGGCTCCAGCTTCAATGCTTTTAGTTTTATGTAAGAAAAAGTTAGATGGAATCTTGAAAATCAATCCGATTCAAATAATTTCAGTTGCAGAAATTTTAGAGAAGAAAGATGAGGAATTTATAAAAGAAGTATTCGGTGTAAAAATGGTGTATCAAATATATCAAGCGACAGAAGGGTTGTTGGGGTACACTTGTCATTGTGGATCGATTCACTTGAATGAAGAATGTATAAAATTTGAAAAGTATTATATAGATGAAAAGAGATTTTATCCGATTATTAGTGATTTTAGGAGAAAAAGTCAACCATTTATAAAATATAAATTGAATGATATTTTGATTGAAAATAAGAATAAATGTGAATGTGGTTCAGTTTTTACTAGAATAGATAAAATTGAAGGCCGTTCAGATGATATTTTCTTTTTTAAAGATAAGTTTGGTAAATTAAAAAAAGTTTTTCCAGATTTTATTAGAAGATGTATACTTTTTAGTGAAGAAATAAGGGAATATCAAGTTTTCCAAGTAGATTTTGATAAATTAGAAGTTGCAGTTTTAGAGATTAAGGATTTTCAAAAAAAAGAGATAACAAAAGAATTTGATAAATTATTTGAAAAACTTGGAATAGAAGGTGTGAAAATTGATTTTATTGAATATGCACCTGAAAAGAATGTTAAATTGCGAAGAATTTTTCAAAAAATAAAAAAGGAGTTGTAA